TAGTATCCAGCGGAAAGGGCGAAGGTTCCAAGAAGGATCCGGCGCCGCACTTCGTCGCCGAAGCCTGCCTCGCGGACTTTGGTGTAGGCATCGTGCCAGGGGAGGTTCATCTCAGGCTCTGGACCGAACCTGACCCCGTCGAACCTGCCGAGGTTCGAACTTGCTTCACAGGTGCAGGTCACATAGTAGGCGGGAAGTGCATTCTTCATCGAGGGAAGCGACACATCAACGATATTCGCACCAAGCTCCTCGAGCTTGCCGATCGCTTTACGAACCTCGCCTGCGACTCCGGCATCGACGCCTTCGCCGAAGTATTCCTTTGGAATACCGATCGTTTTTCCGCTGATCTCGGGAACGACATTGCCGTCGTAGGGTTTGTTCACGGACGTGGAATCCTTCGGGTCATGACCTGCGATCACGGAGAAAAGTTTTGCCGCATCGCGGACATTGGTCGTCATCGGGCCGATCTGCTCAAAAGAGTTGGCATAGGCGATCAGACCGAATCTGCTTACTCTGCCATACGACGGTTTGAGACCGACGACACCGCACCATGCGGCCGGACAGCGGACTGAACCTCCCGTGTCGCTTCCAAGGGCCATGGAAACCAGCCCTCCGGCAACCGCCGCGGCAGAACCACCGGAACTTCCGCCGGTAACTCTGGTCACGTCATGCGGATTCAACGCGGCGCCAAAAGCGCTGTTTTCCGTGGTCGATCCCATACCGAACTCGTCCATATTGGTCTTTCCGGCGATAACTGCCCCTTGTGCCTTCAGGAAGGTGATGACGTGGGCATCGTAGGGGGGGATGTATCCTTTGAGTATTTTGGAGGCGCAGGTCGTCTCGATGTCTTTTGTGGAGATATTGTCTTTTATCGAGACGCGAACGCCGGAAAGAATACCCGATCCGCTTCCCTCAAGTTCGGTCGTATTGATATATGCATTATAGATATCGGCCATCTCAAATCACCCTGGGGGCACGTACATAACCGTCTTCGGGGTTGTGAGAGTTCCGAAGTGCATCCTCCTGGGAAATGGAGGGCTTTACCTCGTCTTCGCGGAAGACGTTTACAAGGGAACGCATCAGAGGTTCCGATGCCTCTAACGTATCGAGAATGTCGAAATATTCAAGAATTGCGTTGAACTGTTCGGTAAACTTACCCAGTTCTGCGGATGAAATGCCGATATCCGCTAGTTCGGCGATATGGAGTACTTCGTTTTCTTTGACCATGATGAAATGTCCTTTTTCGAATTGGTACATTTGTGGTGAGTGCTTATGGGGTTATAAGGATTGTCACTCGGGCATGAAAAACAGGGGGGATCAACGCAGATTATTCGTATTAAAGCATATACGGAAAACCAAAAGCGCGTGGCATATAGTATAGTGCGGTTTGGAAGACAGCGAAAAAAACAGGTCTCCTGAGGACGATTATGTCGCGCAGAACGTTGACGGATGGCGTGATGACGGATTACGGAGTTGCGGCAGGGCGCGGGAAATAGGATATGCAGTCACGAGAAAAAGAAATGAAAAAAATATGTGTGGGGTTGGAGGAACTTAGATGGAGCGGAAGAACACAGTGTTGTTCATTCTCTTCGCACCGAAGAATTTGCGGCAGAACTCGGCGGCGACCGAGGGGGCATACTCTTTGCAGCTGAAGATATCGATATAGGCTGCGTTGGTGTCGTTGGCGAAGTGTGCAGAAAGGAGAGAGGTCTCAATGAGCTGGGTCATAGAATACCCGGCGACTCTCTCGTTTGGTCCGAAGTGAATGATCTGCGGTTCGCCGAAGCGTTTCATGTCGATCAGGTCTGCCAGTTCGAGAACGAACTGGTGGATCTTCTCTGCGTCACGGATAGTTGCCGGGTCGCACTCCTTTAGGTCGATGGAGGTGCAAAGACCCCAGCAATCGTCTTTCTTAAACTCTGCAATGACCTCTGCGTCGGTCAGGTGGTTTGCTGTCATCTGTTTCATAGATAAAGTCCTTCCAGCGTGGCGTGCCTGCCTCCCTATCGGGCTGCATACCGCCTCAGACTCCGTCGACTGGGGCTTCATCTATGAGGTTTAGCCCGGTTATATTGGGTTTTTGAACACGGCTTATTTACTCTTTACAGCACACGTTGGATAATAATAGGTCAGCACATCAGCATTTAAACTTTTCCCTGAAAAAAGTCCGTGCAAAATTGCCCGATTCGCCATCTGCTGACGTATTTTTCTCATTTTCGACATCTGAACCCCATTTTCGCACAAAATCGAATTTCAAACGATTAAACCGGACCAAATCAAAATCGGCACGATTTAACGCAAATAAAAAAATCACGTCATTTCAGCCGGTGCGCCCATGATTTTGGGGATGCGTGGGAGGGTCTTTTCGAAAGAAACCTGGGTCCAAAAACAGGACCAAATTCTATCAAACCATCGGCGAAATATGTACAAGTACATATCTGATGAACATCATTCTCGAACAGAAACCAGCAGTTCAGACCAAAATCGATGCAATATGAAAAACGCTGAAAAGAAAAAAGATATTTAGAGTAACCGGTTCAGAGATTCGATCTCTGTGCGGTCGATGCCCG
The sequence above is a segment of the uncultured Methanocorpusculum sp. genome. Coding sequences within it:
- the gatA gene encoding Asp-tRNA(Asn)/Glu-tRNA(Gln) amidotransferase subunit GatA gives rise to the protein MADIYNAYINTTELEGSGSGILSGVRVSIKDNISTKDIETTCASKILKGYIPPYDAHVITFLKAQGAVIAGKTNMDEFGMGSTTENSAFGAALNPHDVTRVTGGSSGGSAAAVAGGLVSMALGSDTGGSVRCPAAWCGVVGLKPSYGRVSRFGLIAYANSFEQIGPMTTNVRDAAKLFSVIAGHDPKDSTSVNKPYDGNVVPEISGKTIGIPKEYFGEGVDAGVAGEVRKAIGKLEELGANIVDVSLPSMKNALPAYYVTCTCEASSNLGRFDGVRFGPEPEMNLPWHDAYTKVREAGFGDEVRRRILLGTFALSAGYYGKYYVKAQHAKQLIAKDFAAALQTCDMLAGPTMPNVAPKIGELTADPLQMYQADILTVPVNIAGIPAISVPCGTAHKMPVGLQLMGRMFGEETIMNAALAYEEAV
- the gatC gene encoding Asp-tRNA(Asn)/Glu-tRNA(Gln) amidotransferase subunit GatC is translated as MYQFEKGHFIMVKENEVLHIAELADIGISSAELGKFTEQFNAILEYFDILDTLEASEPLMRSLVNVFREDEVKPSISQEDALRNSHNPEDGYVRAPRVI
- a CDS encoding S-adenosylmethionine decarboxylase, whose translation is MKQMTANHLTDAEVIAEFKKDDCWGLCTSIDLKECDPATIRDAEKIHQFVLELADLIDMKRFGEPQIIHFGPNERVAGYSMTQLIETSLLSAHFANDTNAAYIDIFSCKEYAPSVAAEFCRKFFGAKRMNNTVFFRSI